Proteins encoded in a region of the Pirellulales bacterium genome:
- a CDS encoding DUF1501 domain-containing protein — MNPRWPNYPISRRLLLERCANGFGALALAGLAGCQDESPLAPAATAPRAKAKSVIFLFMEGGPSQMDTFDPKPRLAVDNGRPCPIAAPIRVAREKILKSPFKFAKYGQCGADVSELFPHVAQHVDQIAFVRSMVADFSDHPTANYFLSTGTPLRGRPSMGSWIAYGLGIESQELPGYVVLSGGRDPEGGRDCLGAGFMPAKYQATILQNREPALPFLQPYESPEAQRRKLALLRRLDAPPAPAAPEDQQFEAMLANYELAFRMQTSLPDALDIRSESQAIRALYGIDDEQTRQFGTQCLQARKLVERGVRFVQLLPAPPAGAEKWDQHFNLQAHHSANALRVDRPIAGLLADLQARGLLDQTIVLWGGEFGRTPTGETSSRTQAVGRDHNRHGFTMWLAGGGVRPGLIYGATDEYGVEAIDSPTTVHDLHATILHLLGIDHTQLTYRNAGRDYRLTDVYGHVVHDLIA; from the coding sequence ATGAACCCGCGCTGGCCTAACTACCCGATATCTCGACGACTGCTATTAGAGCGCTGCGCCAACGGGTTTGGCGCCCTGGCTCTCGCCGGTCTGGCGGGCTGTCAGGACGAGTCGCCGCTGGCGCCCGCCGCCACGGCGCCGCGCGCCAAGGCGAAGAGCGTGATCTTTCTGTTCATGGAAGGCGGGCCATCGCAGATGGACACCTTCGACCCCAAACCGCGGCTAGCGGTCGACAACGGTCGCCCCTGTCCGATCGCCGCGCCCATCCGCGTCGCCCGCGAAAAGATTCTCAAGTCCCCCTTCAAATTCGCCAAATATGGTCAGTGCGGCGCCGACGTCAGCGAGCTCTTCCCGCACGTCGCCCAGCATGTCGACCAGATCGCCTTCGTCCGCTCGATGGTCGCCGACTTCTCCGATCATCCCACCGCCAACTACTTTCTCAGCACCGGCACGCCGCTCCGCGGCCGGCCCAGCATGGGCTCGTGGATCGCCTACGGACTCGGCATCGAGAGCCAGGAACTGCCCGGCTACGTCGTGCTCAGCGGCGGCCGTGACCCCGAAGGGGGCCGCGATTGCCTGGGCGCCGGTTTCATGCCCGCCAAATACCAGGCCACCATCCTGCAAAATCGCGAGCCGGCGCTGCCGTTCTTGCAGCCCTACGAATCCCCCGAAGCGCAGCGGCGCAAACTCGCGCTGCTCCGCCGGTTGGATGCCCCTCCCGCGCCGGCTGCGCCCGAGGATCAGCAGTTCGAGGCCATGCTCGCCAATTACGAGTTGGCCTTCCGCATGCAAACCTCGCTCCCCGACGCGCTCGACATCCGCTCCGAGTCGCAAGCCATTCGCGCGCTCTACGGCATCGACGACGAACAGACCCGCCAGTTCGGCACGCAATGCCTGCAAGCCCGCAAACTGGTCGAACGCGGAGTCCGCTTTGTGCAACTGCTGCCAGCGCCCCCCGCCGGCGCCGAAAAGTGGGACCAGCACTTCAACCTGCAAGCGCATCATAGCGCCAATGCGCTGCGCGTCGATCGGCCCATCGCCGGCCTATTGGCCGACCTGCAAGCGCGGGGATTGCTCGACCAAACCATTGTGCTCTGGGGGGGCGAGTTCGGCCGCACCCCCACCGGCGAGACCAGTAGCCGCACTCAGGCCGTGGGACGCGATCACAATCGCCACGGTTTCACCATGTGGCTCGCCGGCGGCGGCGTGCGCCCTGGCCTCATCTACGGCGCCACCGACGAGTACGGCGTCGAGGCCATCGACTCCCCCACCACGGTCCACGATCTGCACGCCACCATCTTGCATTTGTTGGGCATCGACCACACCCAGTTAACCTACCGCAACGCCGGGCGCGATTACCGCCTCACCGATGTCTACGGCCATGTCGTTCACGACTTGATCGCGTAG
- a CDS encoding PSD1 and planctomycete cytochrome C domain-containing protein: MIQLTFALGLLLAALAAPQAAHGQEKVDPASADFFERDIRPLLIARCFECHGPDGSDETTLRLDSRDAMLQGGDRGPAIDLDRPEASLLLRAVRGDDADLKMPPDNPLSAAEVAALQSWLAAGAPFPKAVDGVISMRRPWSFAPLAAKAPGKKIDDYIREKLEQAGLQPAPRADKHALLRRATYDLTGLPPTESEIQVFLTDDSPDAFARVVDRLLVSPAYGERWGRHWLDIVRYSDTSGIDHDLDKPHVYRFRDYIIAAHNEDLPLNQLIREHLAGDLMPPRLSLQGDYRASPLGTAFPWFHEVLALPFDLPAARAQAAAELENQLDVFGRAFLGMTLGCARCHDHKFDPISTEDYYALGGFFTSATNQVACLDTPQQAERIEQQRIELAQIDRQRRELLARDDAQRQIHAARLAEGRRVADYLLATRQVLNRPTEQPLEVAVASVASSASLPEQKLERWARAVESALERRDPVLTIWRRIAHCSPAAFASRARTRARQSAADLAAAPRPFEVFADFEQEGYGAWTPVGPAFGSTPTVIDGAIGHGPQGQHLASSFRSAKALQGRLVSPRFQINDKPRYLCFWLAGGATPFHTCVNLIVHSQMFPQLPFWSVTGDGSDDFRLAVFDLQLFKDREAFIEIVDEATDGYVMADHFFFTDEAPADDVVYCNPRTIEALAGCASAEQLAQRYQALVLESLAQCDPAATVLVDDESSRQWKWWCLRPHSLLVDHSEAEALVAADGSNPFADLAAATQRLESKFPATTLALVSADWRPHDAQVQHRGDPEQLGDTVRRGAPAALLDWQLPASVPGSGRLELARQLFSDQNALTARVLANRVWAKHLGRGIVPTVDNFGNRGEPPSHPELLDYLAHELINSGWSLKHLHRLILASDAYQRSTQADPAAEAVDPQNVLLHRANVRRLDAEALRDSILTLAGTLDPTMYGPSVAGEEVPVEEAGSPPSIDSTGRRSIYLQVTRNAISPLLEAFDFPRETMTIGQRRVSIAPQQALVMMNSLFVAKQVELWAKSLQVGAGDLPTKLREMYLRAAGRPPLEHEERAMLDFLQGAPGDSAAQPSAEDWRAACHVLLNSNAFLFLN, translated from the coding sequence ATGATCCAACTGACGTTCGCATTGGGACTGCTGCTGGCCGCGCTCGCGGCGCCGCAAGCTGCGCACGGACAGGAAAAGGTCGATCCCGCGTCCGCCGATTTCTTTGAGCGTGACATTCGCCCGCTGTTGATCGCGCGCTGCTTCGAATGTCACGGCCCCGACGGTTCGGACGAAACCACCCTGCGGCTCGATAGTCGAGACGCCATGCTCCAAGGGGGCGATCGCGGCCCCGCCATCGACTTGGATCGGCCCGAAGCCAGTTTGCTGCTGCGCGCGGTGCGCGGCGACGATGCCGATCTGAAAATGCCGCCTGACAATCCACTGTCGGCCGCGGAGGTCGCCGCCTTGCAATCGTGGCTGGCGGCCGGCGCCCCCTTTCCAAAGGCTGTCGATGGCGTGATCTCCATGCGTCGCCCCTGGTCGTTTGCGCCCTTGGCCGCGAAGGCGCCCGGCAAGAAGATCGACGATTACATCCGCGAAAAGCTGGAACAGGCTGGCTTGCAACCCGCGCCCCGCGCGGACAAGCACGCCTTACTTCGCCGCGCCACCTACGACCTGACCGGCCTGCCCCCTACGGAGTCGGAAATTCAAGTCTTCCTCACCGACGATTCGCCCGACGCATTTGCTCGCGTCGTCGATCGGCTGTTGGTCAGTCCCGCCTATGGCGAGCGCTGGGGTCGCCATTGGCTCGACATCGTCCGCTACTCCGATACCAGCGGCATCGATCACGACCTGGATAAGCCTCACGTCTATCGTTTTCGCGACTACATCATCGCCGCCCACAACGAAGATCTGCCGCTCAATCAACTCATCCGCGAACATCTGGCGGGCGACCTGATGCCCCCGCGCCTCTCGCTGCAAGGCGACTATCGCGCCTCGCCGCTCGGCACAGCCTTCCCCTGGTTTCATGAAGTGCTCGCCCTGCCGTTCGACCTGCCGGCCGCCCGCGCCCAGGCCGCCGCCGAGTTGGAAAATCAGCTCGATGTCTTCGGCCGCGCCTTCCTCGGCATGACCCTGGGTTGCGCTCGCTGCCACGACCACAAGTTCGATCCCATCTCCACCGAAGATTACTACGCCTTGGGCGGCTTTTTCACCAGCGCCACCAATCAGGTGGCCTGCCTCGACACGCCCCAGCAAGCAGAACGCATCGAACAACAAAGAATCGAGCTGGCGCAAATCGACCGGCAACGGCGTGAACTGCTTGCGCGGGACGACGCCCAGCGGCAAATCCACGCGGCGCGGTTGGCCGAGGGGCGCCGCGTGGCCGACTATCTCCTGGCCACGCGCCAGGTGCTCAACCGACCCACCGAGCAGCCGCTCGAAGTCGCCGTCGCCTCCGTCGCCAGCAGCGCCTCCTTGCCAGAGCAAAAGCTCGAGCGCTGGGCGCGCGCGGTCGAATCGGCCTTGGAACGGCGCGATCCGGTGCTCACCATCTGGCGGCGGATTGCCCATTGCTCACCAGCGGCGTTCGCCAGTCGCGCCCGCACCCGTGCCCGTCAGAGCGCCGCCGACTTGGCGGCCGCCCCGCGACCTTTCGAAGTGTTCGCCGATTTTGAGCAGGAAGGTTACGGCGCCTGGACCCCGGTGGGACCAGCCTTTGGCTCGACTCCCACCGTCATCGATGGCGCCATTGGCCACGGGCCGCAGGGCCAGCATTTGGCCAGCAGCTTTCGATCGGCCAAAGCGTTGCAGGGCCGTCTGGTCAGCCCCCGCTTTCAGATCAACGACAAACCCCGCTACCTCTGCTTCTGGCTGGCTGGCGGAGCGACGCCATTTCACACCTGCGTCAACCTGATCGTCCATAGCCAGATGTTTCCCCAACTCCCATTTTGGTCGGTCACTGGCGACGGCAGCGACGATTTCCGCCTGGCGGTGTTCGACCTGCAACTCTTCAAGGATCGTGAGGCCTTCATCGAGATCGTCGACGAAGCGACCGACGGCTACGTGATGGCCGATCACTTCTTCTTCACCGACGAGGCGCCCGCCGACGATGTGGTGTATTGCAACCCGCGCACCATCGAGGCGCTCGCCGGCTGCGCCAGCGCAGAGCAACTAGCGCAGCGCTACCAGGCGCTAGTGCTCGAATCGCTGGCCCAGTGCGATCCCGCCGCCACGGTCCTGGTCGACGACGAGTCGTCGCGGCAATGGAAGTGGTGGTGCCTCCGCCCCCATTCGCTGCTGGTCGATCACAGCGAGGCCGAGGCGCTCGTCGCCGCCGACGGTTCTAACCCATTCGCCGATCTGGCCGCGGCGACCCAGCGACTGGAAAGCAAGTTTCCCGCCACCACGCTGGCCCTGGTCAGCGCCGATTGGCGCCCGCACGATGCGCAGGTGCAGCACCGCGGAGACCCCGAGCAGCTAGGCGACACAGTGCGCCGCGGCGCGCCCGCCGCCCTCCTCGACTGGCAATTGCCCGCCAGTGTCCCAGGCAGCGGCCGCTTGGAACTGGCGCGCCAGTTGTTCTCCGATCAAAACGCGCTCACCGCCCGCGTCCTGGCCAACCGCGTGTGGGCAAAGCATCTGGGACGCGGCATCGTCCCCACGGTCGACAACTTTGGCAACCGTGGCGAGCCGCCGTCGCATCCGGAACTGTTGGATTACCTGGCGCACGAGTTGATCAACTCGGGCTGGTCGCTCAAGCACTTGCATCGCCTCATCCTCGCGTCCGACGCCTATCAACGATCGACGCAGGCCGATCCCGCGGCCGAAGCCGTCGATCCGCAAAACGTCTTGCTTCACCGGGCCAACGTCCGCCGGCTAGACGCCGAGGCGCTGCGCGACTCCATTCTCACCCTCGCCGGAACGCTCGACCCCACCATGTACGGCCCCAGCGTCGCCGGCGAAGAAGTCCCCGTGGAAGAAGCGGGCTCGCCGCCATCAATCGACTCGACCGGCCGCCGCAGCATCTACTTGCAAGTGACGCGCAACGCCATCTCGCCGCTGCTCGAGGCGTTCGATTTTCCACGCGAGACCATGACCATCGGCCAGCGCCGCGTTTCCATCGCGCCGCAACAAGCCTTGGTGATGATGAATAGCCTGTTCGTCGCCAAGCAGGTGGAACTGTGGGCAAAATCGTTGCAAGTCGGGGCGGGCGACCTGCCCACCAAGCTACGCGAAATGTACCTGCGCGCCGCCGGACGCCCGCCACTGGAGCATGAAGAGCGCGCCATGCTCGACTTTCTGCAAGGCGCGCCCGGCGATTCCGCCGCTCAGCCCAGCGCCGAAGATTGGCGCGCCGCGTGCCATGTGCTGCTTAACTCCAACGCCTTCTTGTTTCTCAACTGA
- a CDS encoding DUF962 domain-containing protein: MSKPEIQSFEQFWPYYVREHSQPGCRATHFIGSTLVLALVGLVIYSNNYWLLLTLPIVGYGFAWFGHFLIEKNRPATFKYPLWSLMGDWKMWWLMLTGRMRPEIERAMALPDRI; encoded by the coding sequence ATGTCGAAACCAGAGATTCAGAGTTTTGAGCAGTTTTGGCCCTATTATGTGCGCGAGCATAGTCAGCCGGGCTGCCGGGCGACGCACTTCATCGGCAGCACGCTGGTGTTGGCCTTGGTTGGCCTGGTGATCTATTCCAACAACTACTGGTTGTTGCTGACGCTGCCGATTGTGGGGTATGGCTTCGCCTGGTTTGGACATTTTCTGATCGAAAAGAACCGCCCGGCCACGTTCAAGTATCCGTTGTGGTCGCTGATGGGGGATTGGAAGATGTGGTGGCTGATGCTGACAGGGCGGATGCGTCCGGAGATCGAGCGGGCGATGGCGCTGCCGGATCGGATTTGA
- a CDS encoding Dabb family protein: MSRHILPLFAALSLFALGVTAPSLADDDATKPSASALLGHNIFFALKEPTPENKAALIDACKKRLSQHPGIVFFAVGVRDENINGAFNDRDYDVALHMIFTGRDALKNYARTADHQKFIVETTPLLKGVRIFDSTVEQVKVEQVQIESAAEK, encoded by the coding sequence ATGTCGCGCCACATCCTGCCCTTGTTCGCCGCCCTGTCGCTTTTCGCCCTCGGCGTCACCGCCCCCTCGTTGGCCGACGACGATGCCACAAAGCCGTCCGCCAGCGCGCTCTTGGGCCACAATATCTTTTTCGCGCTCAAAGAGCCCACCCCCGAGAACAAAGCCGCGCTGATCGACGCCTGTAAAAAGCGACTCTCGCAACATCCCGGCATCGTCTTCTTCGCCGTCGGCGTGCGCGACGAGAACATCAACGGCGCGTTCAATGATCGCGATTACGACGTCGCCTTGCACATGATCTTCACCGGCCGCGACGCCTTGAAGAACTATGCCCGCACCGCCGACCATCAAAAGTTCATCGTCGAGACGACGCCGCTGCTCAAAGGCGTGCGCATCTTCGACTCCACGGTCGAACAGGTGAAAGTCGAGCAAGTGCAAATCGAATCCGCTGCCGAAAAATAG
- a CDS encoding AI-2E family transporter produces MTVSQGRWIALLGVTAMALYLCWQIVQPFIDVILWAVVLAIVAYPHQRRMLQRGHSRTLAATVTTLMVVLVVLVPTFLVGVALIREAASAKQSMADLMQDVWSPDSRPYQFISQYVDLSELHNSQEVAKRFSDVIGVVIARSTGVLGGLFGFFMEIFFVLFTLFYMLRDADRIVPALQRLLPISAEESSAIFMRGREVIYASFMGVVLIAALQGVLGGAAFWLLGLEAPILWALVMFLLAMIPFGGAFLVWAPAALWLGVDGHPLKAVILLVWGLLVVGTVDNVLRPRIVGQRTQLHELVIFFSVLGGLQVFGMLGLFVGPAVIAITLLLVEVCRQASVTGIPFSPPTGEPRSLA; encoded by the coding sequence ATGACCGTCTCGCAAGGTCGCTGGATCGCGCTGTTGGGCGTCACTGCAATGGCGCTCTACCTCTGCTGGCAAATCGTCCAGCCCTTCATCGATGTCATCCTCTGGGCCGTGGTGTTGGCCATCGTCGCCTATCCGCATCAGCGGCGCATGCTCCAGCGCGGCCATAGCCGCACGCTGGCGGCCACCGTCACCACACTAATGGTCGTGCTGGTGGTGCTCGTCCCCACCTTTCTGGTCGGCGTCGCCCTGATTCGCGAGGCGGCCAGCGCCAAACAATCGATGGCCGACCTCATGCAAGACGTGTGGAGCCCCGACTCCCGCCCCTATCAATTCATCAGCCAATACGTCGATCTGAGCGAACTGCACAATTCGCAAGAGGTCGCCAAACGCTTCAGCGACGTCATTGGCGTCGTCATTGCGCGATCGACCGGCGTGCTGGGCGGACTGTTTGGCTTCTTCATGGAAATCTTTTTCGTCCTCTTCACCCTGTTTTACATGCTGCGCGACGCCGATCGCATTGTCCCCGCATTGCAGCGCTTGCTCCCCATCTCGGCCGAGGAATCCAGCGCCATCTTCATGCGCGGTCGCGAGGTGATTTACGCCAGCTTCATGGGCGTGGTGCTGATCGCGGCCCTGCAAGGCGTCTTGGGGGGCGCGGCGTTCTGGCTCTTGGGACTCGAAGCCCCTATCTTGTGGGCCTTGGTCATGTTTCTCCTCGCCATGATCCCCTTCGGCGGCGCCTTTCTCGTCTGGGCGCCAGCCGCGCTGTGGCTCGGCGTCGATGGGCATCCCCTTAAGGCTGTCATCCTCCTGGTCTGGGGCCTGCTGGTGGTCGGCACGGTCGACAACGTGCTGCGCCCCCGCATCGTCGGCCAGCGCACCCAACTGCACGAATTGGTGATCTTCTTTTCCGTGCTCGGCGGCTTGCAGGTGTTTGGCATGCTCGGCCTGTTCGTTGGCCCGGCCGTGATCGCCATCACGCTGCTCTTGGTCGAGGTGTGTCGCCAGGCTAGCGTGACCGGCATTCCCTTCTCGCCGCCGACCGGCGAACCGAGGTCGCTCGCGTGA
- a CDS encoding DUF885 domain-containing protein: MRALTWLLVLLICPVAWADDGAAARFNALADEAWQYQLRENPLFATFTGDHRYDALLPQVRPQDFERRLVAKRDFATRLKSIPHDQLSPADRLNYEIFSRLLGDQIAELEFKSYLMPISGRSGFHVEFPELPRELTLVTVQDYENYIARLRAFQVYAGQNIELMRAGIAAQMTLPADVLRGYARPVEAQIVTDAAASPLFTPFKSFPEQISVEDQARLTAAGRAAILESVVPGYRDFLAFMSDEYVPHARESIGASGLPNGREFYRHRVRHFATLDITPEQVHEQGLSEVRRIRAEMEAIARQTGFAGDLPAFIEHLRSDPKFYATSREQLLKEVSYVLKRIDGQLPKLFGKLPRTPYGVREVPEYIASQTTTAYYMPPAGDGTRAGFYYVNTSNLPSRPLFEIEALSLHEAVPGHHLQIALQQELTGVPPYRRFADFTAFIEGWGLYAERLGQEIGCYQDPYSDFGRLSYEMWRACRLVVDTGMHYLGWSRQQAIDFMAANSALTQHNIVTEVDRYIGWPGQAVAYKLGELKIRDLRRAAETELGAAFDVRAFHDAVLAAGAVPLDVLAAQVRNYIDQAKTAPPASD; this comes from the coding sequence ATGCGCGCGCTGACCTGGTTATTGGTCTTGCTCATTTGCCCTGTCGCGTGGGCCGACGACGGCGCCGCCGCGCGCTTCAATGCCTTGGCCGATGAGGCCTGGCAATATCAGTTGCGCGAGAATCCTCTCTTCGCCACCTTCACCGGCGATCATCGCTACGACGCGCTGTTGCCGCAGGTCCGCCCGCAAGATTTCGAGCGCCGACTGGTCGCCAAGCGCGACTTCGCCACGCGCCTGAAATCGATCCCCCACGATCAGCTTTCCCCCGCCGATCGGCTGAACTACGAGATCTTCTCCCGCCTGCTCGGCGACCAGATCGCCGAACTCGAGTTCAAGTCGTACCTCATGCCCATTTCCGGCCGCTCGGGCTTTCACGTCGAGTTCCCCGAGTTGCCCCGCGAGCTCACGCTCGTCACCGTCCAAGACTACGAAAACTACATCGCCCGCCTCCGCGCCTTTCAGGTCTACGCCGGGCAAAACATCGAATTGATGCGCGCCGGCATCGCTGCCCAAATGACGCTGCCCGCCGATGTGCTGCGCGGTTACGCGCGGCCGGTCGAGGCGCAAATCGTTACCGACGCGGCGGCCAGCCCGCTCTTCACCCCCTTCAAGTCGTTTCCCGAGCAGATCAGCGTCGAGGATCAAGCGCGGCTCACCGCGGCCGGCCGCGCGGCCATCCTGGAGTCGGTCGTCCCCGGTTATCGCGACTTCCTCGCCTTCATGAGCGACGAGTACGTCCCCCACGCCCGCGAATCGATCGGCGCCTCGGGGCTCCCCAACGGTCGCGAATTCTATCGCCATCGTGTGCGGCACTTCGCCACGCTCGATATCACCCCCGAGCAAGTGCATGAGCAAGGCCTCTCCGAGGTGCGCCGCATCCGCGCCGAGATGGAGGCCATCGCCAGACAAACTGGTTTCGCGGGCGATCTGCCGGCCTTCATCGAGCATCTCCGTTCCGATCCCAAGTTCTACGCCACCAGCCGCGAGCAGTTGCTCAAGGAAGTGAGCTACGTCCTCAAGCGCATCGATGGCCAGCTTCCCAAACTGTTCGGCAAGTTGCCGCGCACCCCGTACGGCGTCCGCGAGGTGCCCGAGTATATCGCCTCGCAAACCACCACGGCCTATTACATGCCGCCAGCCGGCGACGGCACACGCGCCGGTTTCTACTATGTGAACACCTCCAACCTGCCCAGCCGGCCATTGTTCGAGATCGAGGCCCTGTCGCTGCACGAGGCTGTCCCCGGCCATCATCTGCAAATCGCCTTGCAACAAGAACTGACGGGCGTGCCGCCGTATCGGCGGTTCGCCGATTTCACCGCCTTCATCGAAGGTTGGGGGCTCTACGCGGAACGGCTCGGCCAGGAGATCGGCTGCTATCAAGACCCTTACAGCGACTTTGGCCGCCTCAGCTACGAGATGTGGCGCGCCTGTCGCCTGGTGGTCGATACCGGCATGCACTACCTCGGCTGGTCGCGGCAACAAGCTATCGATTTCATGGCCGCCAACTCCGCCCTCACCCAGCACAACATCGTCACCGAGGTCGATCGCTACATCGGTTGGCCCGGTCAGGCGGTGGCCTACAAGCTGGGCGAACTCAAGATCCGCGATCTGCGCCGCGCCGCCGAAACCGAGCTCGGCGCCGCCTTCGACGTGCGCGCCTTTCACGACGCGGTGCTGGCCGCTGGCGCCGTGCCGCTCGACGTGCTCGCCGCGCAAGTGAGAAATTACATCGACCAGGCCAAGACGGCCCCGCCCGCCTCCGATTAG